Proteins encoded in a region of the Trypanosoma brucei gambiense DAL972 chromosome 11, complete sequence genome:
- a CDS encoding signal recognition particle 54 kDa, putative, producing the protein MVLAELGQKIGAAISKMSSKSFVGEDDVKEFLNEVARALLQADVNVKTVKELQQNVRAEVAITAEAAGLNKRKMLQTAVFNGIKKMLDPGVKPFIPAKGKTSIVMFVGLQGSGKTTSCTKYAAYFQRKGLKTGLVCADTFRAGAYDQLRQNATKAKVRFYGSLTEADPVIIAKEGVLELKKEKYDLIIVDTSGRHKQESALFEEMKQVQQAVKPNDIVFVMSATDGQGIEEQARQFKEKVPIGSVIVTKLDGQAKGGGALAAVAMTKSPIVFIGTGEHFDDFELFQPESFVSRMLGMGDMRALVDSMKDANIDTDSELYKRFQDGQFTLRDMYEHLQNVLKMGSVSKIMDMIPGMSGFTGNAGDAGDVTLKTFIHMMDSMTAAELDDSRVKKTMTPTRIHRIARGSGHTILEVHNLITSYTKFEDVVKKMGKVNFKAMTQDSSTAFSGKMGQQQVLQLAKALNPTMLRQIGGLTGLQDIMKQLQSIK; encoded by the coding sequence ATGGTGTTAGCAGAACTCGGACAAAAGATCGGGGCGGCGATCTCCAAAATGTCATCCAAGTCGTTTGTCGGCGAGGATGACGTGAAGGAGTTTTTAAATGAGGTTGCTCGAGCACTTCTTCAAGCCGATGTGAACGTCAAAACGGTGAAGGAGCTCCAGCAAAATGTCCGTGCCGAAGTCGCCATTACGGCAGAAGCAGCGGGGCTAAACAAACGCAAGATGCTTCAGAccgccgttttcaatggaATCAAAAAAATGCTTGACCCTGGTGTGAAGCCATTTATACCTGCCAAGGGTAAGACAAGCATTGTGATGTTTGTGGGCTTGCAAGGATCCGGGAAAACGACGTCATGCACTAAGTACGCTGCATACTTCCAGCGTAAAGGCCTTAAGACGGGTTTAGTGTGTGCCGACACCTTCAGAGCCGGAGCCTACGACCAATTACGCCAGaatgcaacaaaagcaaaagtacGCTTTTATGGTTCGTTGACCGAGGCCGATCCGGTCATCATTGCCAAAGAGGGAGTGCTGGAgctgaagaaggaaaaatatgATCTCATTATCGTCGACACTAGTGGGCGCCACAAGCAGGAATCGGCACTGTTCGAAGAGATGAAGCAGGTGCAGCAGGCAGTGAAACCAAATGATATTGTTTTCGTAATGAGTGCAACAGATGGGCAGGGTATAGAAGAACAAGCGCGACAGTTCAAGGAAAAGGTGCCTATTGGTTCCGTCATCGTTACAAAGCTTGATGGTCAGGCAAAAGGTGGTGGTGCCCTTGCGGCTGTAGCAATGACAAAGAGCCCTATTGTGTTCATTGGAACGGGTGAACACTTCGACGATTTTGAACTGTTTCAACCAGAAAGTTTTGTCAGTCGAATGCTTGGTATGGGCGACATGCGGGCATTGGTAGACAGCATGAAGGACGCAAACATTGACACTGATAGCGAATTGTACAAGCGCTTTCAAGATGGACAATTCACTCTACGGGACATGTACGAACATTTACAAAACGTTCTCAAAATGGGGTCGGTCAGCAAAATTATGGATATGATTCCTGGTATGTCAGGCTTTACTGGGAATGCCGGTGACGCTGGTGACGTGACACTAAAAACGTTTATCCACATGATGGACAGTATGACCGCTGCTGAACTTGACGACTCTCGAGTAAAAAAGACAATGACTCCGACCCGTATTCACCGAATTGCTAGGGGAAGTGGTCATACCATTCTGGAGGTGCACAACCTCATCACTAGCTATACCAAATTCGAGGAtgtggtaaaaaaaatggggaaggtGAACTTTAAGGCCATGACGCAAGATTCCAGTACCGCCTTCTCTGGAAAAATGGGGCAGCAGCAGGTACTGCAGTTAGCAAAGGCGCTTAATCCCACAATGCTACGCCAGATAGGTGGACTTACAGGCCTCCAGGACATAATGAAGCAACTTCAGAGCATAAAGTGA
- a CDS encoding phosphotransferase, putative translates to MMNISPQFKRWGQNTRNLQQQEAYPLREPPFDTYMVLDFEATCERHQRLEVPEVIEFPIVLVDARNGNTISEFQQYVRPVVNPQLSEFCTELTGITQSVVDRASTFPDVFTAAMNYLHQNNCGETEINKRYLPVTCGDWDLKTMLPIQVKACIQQGFTVNVPPSLRRWFNIKQYMQRVLSPGLGQTVSQPIHDLPDMMSVLGLEMKGRHHSGIDDCRNIAAVLCELIKLGHVITPTTDYNSELTRGTSWVNVGATTSLKPSAGLGKCQQMPHCREEGSNNSAMGRKRAASDTVNNQQSMIKRIHINVLENEDPLQDLLNLKTDDRNRMGSEDMTKEKVVIYSKALSRILRHGADKMKITISDAGYVLADDLVRCAPFSNDKAALTHLAWVVYSNDKKRFKMAYDENRRVYIRANQGHSLSGINPELVPITSETQVPFAVHGTYYSAWERIRGCGYLSTMGRQHIHFAKGMPGSDGVISGMRNTSEVLLVLDVPLLLKESVELWESANGVLLTRGVSGTGRLPLKYISSVVDRRTNDLLPR, encoded by the coding sequence ATGATGAACATATCACCTCAATTTAAACGGTGGGGACAAAACACCCGGAATTTGCAACAGCAGGAAGCATATCCCTTGCGGGAACCTCCCTTCGATACATACATGGTGTTAGATTTTGAAGCTACATGCGAGCGCCACCAACGTCTTGAAGTGCCGGAAGTTATTGAATTTCCTATAGTCCTCGTAGATGCGCGGAATGGTAATACCATTAGTGAATTCCAGCAGTACGTGCGACCGGTAGTTAACCCTCAGCTCTCTGAGTTTTGCACTGAGCTTACGGGTATAACGCAATCAGTGGTAGATAGAGCAAGCACATTTCCCGACGTATTTACCGCTGCGATGAACTACCTTCACCAAAATAATTGTGGTGAGacagaaataaacaaaagataTCTCCCCGTGACATGTGGTGACTGGGACCTCAAGACAATGCTTCCTATTCAGGTGAAAGCGTGTATCCAACAGGGGTTTACGGTCAACGTGCCTCCATCCCTTCGCCGGTGGTTCAATATCAAACAGTACATGCAAAGAGTTTTATCTCCGGGTTTGGGACAAACGGTGTCACAACCTATACACGATCTTCCAGATATGATGTCTGTACTCGGTCTGGAGATGAAGGGCAGGCACCACAGCGGGATAGATGACTGCAGAAATATAGCCGCTGTGCTATGTGAACTTATCAAACTTGGCCATGTTATTACCCCAACAACAGACTACAATAGTGAGCTCACACGGGGTACCTCGTGGGTTAATGTCGGTGCAACTACGTCCTTGAAGCCCAGTGCAGGTTTAGGGAAGTGTCAGCAAATGCCTCACTGCCGAGAGGAGGGTTCGAACAACTCTGCCATGGGACGGAAGAGGGCTGCTAGTGACACAGTGAACAATCAACAGAGCATGATCAAGAGGATTCATATTAACGTGCTTGAAAATGAAGATCCGCTACAAGACTTGCTAAACTTGAAGACTGATGACAGAAACAGGATGGGTAGTGAAGACAtgacaaaggaaaaggtggtTATATATTCTAAGGCCCTCTCCCGCATTCTCCGACATGGAGCagacaaaatgaaaattacAATCTCGGATGCCGGGTATGTGCTAGCCGACGATTTAGTACGCTGTGCGCCCTTCTCTAACGATAAGGCAGCGCTGACCCATCTCGCCTGGGTGGTTTATTCCAACGACAAGAAACGATTTAAAATGGCTTACGATGAAAACAGGCGTGTATACATACGCGCTAACCAGGGGCACAGTTTGTCTGGGATTAATCCCGAACTGGTTCCAATCACTAGCGAGACTCAAGTCCCTTTTGCTGTGCATGGCACGTATTATTCTGCGTGGGAACGAATACGTGGCTGTGGTTATCTTTCAACAATGGGACGACAACACATTCACTTTGCCAAGGGGATGCCAGGGTCCGACGGCGTTATAAGTGGAATGAGAAATACCTCAGAGGTGCTTTTAGTTCTTGACGTGCCGTTGCTTTTGAAGGAATCTGTGGAGTTGTGGGAAAGTGCCAACGGCGTGCTACTTACCCGTGGTGTAAGTGGCACGGGTCGACTGCCTTTGAAGTATATCAGTTCTGTGGTCGATCGCCGGACAAATGATCTACTACCACGGTGA
- a CDS encoding DNA repair and recombination protein RAD54,putative, whose protein sequence is MPVFRNSTGFVTPFRIPSAVSREDSSSTTTTPRSSTVLQRQKREVVYPDSRGSSGNEVVAARLAKRANIDYHQPIKENKTFPNHGGPNAEVHDDNANEKTTEEGPVSSKPSVPPTSGVQQQQPQETAPVSTDATGADEGSVEKSTEIVSLYPVSPHGCLYFQVETEAATRHDSVGIIVINTELLGVMMYDCAGRQYGNRPEPGYPISEEDMKSAKAGAKLKVGQKSVLLVTALLEESFRSGEFFLRSEHLSRKREEDKKAKEEAAAAAAPRRVVPKMTLGETLLGNMFASPIFRKRPREGQTGFVVPIAGRVKPGTSGIGAELKSLHDPDREGAVVLFHAHYKRDVNGRLQVSVVVDPIIGDKLRPHQRIGVKFLFDCITGQRMPGYHGAILADEMGLGKTIQTVATVYTCLKQGRYGVPTARKCLIVTPSSLVKNWCNEFDKWLGVGAVKYLSISESTPKGDRIISRFDGDGDVLVISYDQLRKYISRISTLKSVELVVCDEGHKLKNAEVKTTKAVDMLPTRNRIILSGTPIQNDLSEFHAMVGFVNPGILGTRDVFGRVFEEPVTLGRDPDCPEHLRMLGADRAHYLSTLTQRFILRRTQSINESYLPPKVDLTVFVRLGEKQREAYEKISAIVESSQCTPLVLISSLRKLCNHMDLFHEAVVSSNGDQKGKGGGIPKSVLPKGYKVGTLSQEVGSKMQFVSLMLDELCSNGDHDKLVIVSNFTQTLDVIAAMCKTKKISFFQLDGSMPIKRRQEVVDRFNVPNSQEIVFLLSSKAGGVGLNLIGANRLILFDPDWNPANDAQAMGRVWRDGQKKRVFIYRLLSTGSIEEKIYQRQVSKQGLSANVVDMQTDSKQHFTLEELRSLFRFRSDTDSETHDLLHCTSCEAVMNSGGGRASGRARLKEQEAPMKFRPVTVKKSGPRMDELKGWRHFSQCATFPLDKVIRAIATAAPGICSFIFADERDTTATTASKDGKGGKSGGAKVEPVMKVERAFAEDEEAIICMSQTEEMVRESQLEIEIHEDDDDDDYPSGDD, encoded by the coding sequence ATGCCAGTTTTTCGTAATTCCACTGGTTTTGTCACTCCCTTTCGAATTCCGAGTGCCGTAAGCAGAGAAGACTCATCgtcaaccacaacaacacctCGCTCTTCTACTGTGTTGCAACGACAAAAGCGGGAGGTGGTGTACCCAGATTCCAGAGGCAGTTCAGGCAATGAAGTAGTTGCAGCGCGTCTAGCTAAACGCGCAAACATTGATTACCATCAACCAATAAAAGAGAACAAAACCTTTCCCAACCATGGAGGGCCCAATGCTGAAGTTCACGATGATAACGCCAATGAGAAGACGACAGAAGAAGGCCCAGTTTCGTCGAAGCCGTCTGTTCCTCCGACAAGTGgtgtgcaacagcagcaaccacagGAAACGGCACCTGTTTCTACGGATGCTACGGGAGCAGATGAAGGAAGTGTTGAGAAAAGTACCGAAATTGTTTCTCTGTATCCAGTAAGTCCCCATGGCTGTCTTTATTTTCAAGTGGAAACAGAGGCGGCCACCCGTCACGACTCAGTCGGTATTATTGTCATCAACACGGAACTTCTGGGTGTCATGATGTACGACTGTGCAGGAAGACAATATGGCAACAGACCAGAACCCGGCTACCCTATATCGGAAGAAGATATGAAGAGCGCTAAAGCCGGTGCCAAACTTAAGGTGGGGCAAAAAAGTGTACTTCTCGTTACTGCGCTATTGGAGGAATCATTCCGAAGCGGTGAGTTCTTCCTTCGGTCTGAGCACCTTTCTCgtaagagggaagaggacaaaaaggcgaaggaagaagcagctgcagcagctgctcCTCGACGAGTAGTGCCAAAAATGACATTGGGTGAAACTTTACTAGGGAATATGTTTGCCTCACCCATTTTCCGTAAGCGACCGCGTGAGGGTCAAACTGGGTTCGTTGTTCCAATTGCTGGACGTGTGAAACCTGGAACCAGCGGAATTGGTGCTGAGTTGAAGTCTTTGCACGATCCTGACCGAGAAGGGGCAGTGGTACTTTTTCATGCTCACTACAAACGGGACGTTAATGGCCGTCTGCAAGTTTCGGTTGTTGTGGATCCGATTATTGGTGACAAACTTCGACCGCATCAGCGAATCGGGGTGAAGTTTCTTTTCGATTGCATTACGGGTCAGCGGATGCCCGGCTACCACGGTGCCATCTTAGCAGATGAAATGGGTCTTGGAAAAACCATTCAAACAGTTGCTACCGTTTATACTTGTCTCAAACAAGGGAGGTATGGGGTACCCACAGCACGAAAGTGTTTGATCGTTACCCCATCTTCCCTAGTGAAGAATTGGTGCAACGAGTTTGACAAATGGTTGGGTGTGGGGGCTGTTAAATATCTCTCTATATCGGAGTCCACACCAAAAGGCGATCGCATCATTTCTCGCTTCGATGGCGACGGTGATGTTCTCGTCATTTCGTACGATCAGCTACGCAAATACATCAGTCGCATTTCGACGCTGAAGTCGGTTGAGTTAGTTGTCTGCGATGAGGGACACAAACTGAAAAATGCAGAGGTGAAAACAACGAAAGCAGTTGATATGCTCCCTACGCGGAACCGCATCATCCTTAGCGGTACACCCATTCAAAACGACTTATCAGAATTTCATGCCATGGTGGGGTTTGTTAACCCCGGTATCTTAGGCACTCGTGATGTCTTCGGTCGCGTATTTGAGGAACCCGTGACGCTTGGACGGGACCCCGACTGTCCTGAGCATCTCCGGATGTTGGGAGCCGACCGCGCACATTACCTTTCCACTTTAACCCAGCGTTTCATTCTTCGGCGCACGCAATCCATTAATGAGTCGtacctcccaccgaaggttGATCTTACAGTGTTCGTACGACTGGGTGAAAAGCAGCGCGAGGCGTATGAGAAGATTTCTGCTATCGTGGAGAGCTCGCAGTGTACCCCGCTTGTTCTGATCTCGTCATTGAGGAAACTTTGTAATCACATGGATCTTTTCCACGAGGCGGTGGTTAGCTCCAATGGGGATCAGAAGGGTAAGGGTGGTGGAATTCCCAAATCGGTGCTTCCGAAAGGCTACAAGGTTGGGACTCTTTCCCAAGAGGTGGGCAGCAAGATGCagtttgtttccctcatGCTAGACGAGTTATGCAGTAATGGGGATCACGACAAACTAGTGATCGTTTCGAACTTCACTCAAACACTGGACGTCATTGCTGCCATGTGTAAAACCAAAAAGATTAGTTTCTTTCAGCTCGACGGTAGTATGCCCATCAAAAGGCGGCAGGAGGTGGTTGATCGGTTCAATGTCCCCAATTCTCAAGAGATTgttttcttgctttcttcCAAGGCTGGTGGAGTAGGCCTCAATCTTATTGGGGCGAATCGGCTAATTCTATTTGATCCTGACTGGAACCCTGCTAACGATGCACAAGCTATGGGTAGAGTGTGGCGTGATGGACAGAAGAAGCGTGTCTTCATATATCGTCTTTTAAGTACCGGTTCAATTGAGGAGAAGATTTACCAGCGACAGGTCAGTAAGCAAGGCCTCTCTGCAAACGTTGTTGATATGCAAACAGACTCAAAGCAACATTTTACACTGGAAGAACTTCGGtcactttttcgttttcggaGTGACACCGACTCAGAGACACACGATCTTCTGCATTGCACGAGTTGTGAAGCGGTTATGAATTCAGGAGGTGGTAGGGCCTCTGGAAGAGCAAGATTAAAAGAGCAGGAAGCACCAATGAAGTTCCGCCCTGTAACTGTGAAAAAGAGCGGACCCCGTATGGACGAACTAAAAGGGTGGAGGCATTTCTCTCAGTGTGCAACTTTCCCCTTGGACAAAGTTATACGTGCCATAGCCACGGCAGCACCGGGCATCTGCAGTTTCATCTTTGCTGATGAGCGTGACACCACCGCGACGACCGCATCGAAAGATGGCAAGGGAGGTAAGAGTGGTGGTGCCAAGGTTGAACCCGTGATGAAAGTGGAGCGGGCTTTTGCTGAAGACGAGGAAGCAATTATATGCATGAGCCAAACAGAGGAGATGGTAAGAGAGTCTCAACTTGAGATTGAGATCCATGaggatgacgatgatgatgattatcCCTCTGGTGACGATTAG
- a CDS encoding malic enzyme, putative → MTHQSTDVSGPCGSAVLTNRYLNRGTAFTIEERKQLHILGQLPTVVETLEQQVKRAYNQMKSCGKPIDQYQQLAALHATNTTLYYATIFAHLEETLPIIYTPTVGEACQRYSSLLFRERGLYLCRTYKGMFRTIMRDSGYENPKVVVITDGSRILGLGDLGANGVGISIGKCSLYVAGAGINPKNVVPVVLDAGTDNAAMLSDDNYIGVREKRPSDEDFYALLDEFMEAASEAWPEAVIQFEDFSNNHCFDMLERYQNKYRCFNDDIQGTGAVIAAGFLNAVKLSKVDPLDHRIVVFGAGSAAIGVVDNIAELTAQLYNLKSDDVKKTFYLVDTKGLVTTTRGDKLASHKVSLARTDVSAEDSAKLKTLEDVVNFVKPTTLLGLGGVGPVFTESMVKGILNNTKRPIIFPLSNPTSKSEITADNAFKWTDGKAIVATGSPFPPTTLNGKTYKASQGNNLYVFPGIGLGCAIAKPAYIPNDLLIAASRCLNGLVSKVGLEDGSLYPPLSDIHNISANIATDVIMEAQRLKIDNNSSLPRTRAELMDYVKHAMWKPEYPTGILPDE, encoded by the coding sequence ATGACGCATCAATCAACTGATGTGTCCGGGCCGTGTGGCTCTGCCGTTCTAACAAATCGTTATCTCAACAGAGGAACCGCCTTTACCATTGAAGAACGCAAACAGTTGCATATTCTCGGGCAGCTTCCTACAGTTGTTGAAACCCTGGAGCAGCAGGTGAAGCGTGCGTACAATCAGATGAAGAGCTGTGGCAAGCCCATCGATCAGTACCAACAGCTTGCTGCACTTCACGCTACAAATACAACCCTTTATTACGCGACCATCTTTGCGCACCTTGAGGAAACACTTCCCATTATTTACACACCTACAGTGGGAGAGGCTTGCCAACGGTACAGCAGCCTTTTGTTTCGTGAGCGCGGGCTGTACTTATGCCGCACGTACAAGGGTATGTTCCGTACCATCATGCGCGATTCAGGGTACGAGAATCCGAAAGTTGTTGTAATAACTGATGGTTCTCGCATCTTGGGTCTTGGTGACCTCGGAGCAAACGGTGTGGGCATCAGCATTGGCAAATGTTCACTATATGTTGCCGGCGCCGGAATCAATCCAAAGAATGTTGTCCCCGTTGTACTTGACGCAGGGACAGATAATGCGGCTATGTTGAGTGACGATAATTATATCGGTGTGCGTGAAAAACGCCCCTCTGATGAGGATTTCTACGCTTTGTTGGATGAGTTCATGGAGGCTGCGAGTGAAGCATGGCCGGAAGCCGTTATACAATTTGAGGACTTCAGCAACAACCATTGTTTTGACATGCTTGAGCGGTACCAAAACAAGTATCGATGCTTCAATGATGATATTCAGGGAACTGGTGCTGTAATTGCTGCAGGCTTCCTAAATGCTGTGAAGCTTTCAAAGGTGGATCCCCTTGACCATCGTATTGTTGTGTTTGGCGCTGGTTCCGCTGCTATTGGTGTGGTGGACAATATTGCGGAGCTCACTGCACAACTGTACAACCTCAAGTCCGATGATGTGAAGAAGACATTTTATCTCGTTGACACAAAGGGTCTCGTTACCACTACGCGTGGCGACAAGTTGGCCTCCCATAAAGTGTCACTGGCTCGTACCGATGTCTCTGCAGAAGATTCAGCGAAATTGAAGACGTTGGAAGACGTTGTAAATTTTGTGAAACCGACAACGCTCCTCGGACTTGGCGGCGTGGGCCCGGTATTCACGGAGAGCATGGTGAAGGGTATTCTAAACAACACGAAACGGCCAATTATatttccactttccaaccCCACCAGCAAATCTGAGATCACCGCAGACAACGCCTTCAAGTGGACCGATGGTAAGGCAATTGTCGCAACTGGCAGTCCCTTCCCGCCCACAACTCTGAACGGCAAGACATACAAAGCATCCCAAGGTAACAATTTGTATGTTTTCCCCGGTATTGGACTTGGTTGTGCCATCGCGAAACCGGCGTATATTCCCAATGATTTACTTATTGCCGCTTCTCGCTGCCTTAACGGCCTTGTTTCAAAGGTGGGGCTTGAAGATGGATCTCTGTACCCTCCTCTGAGTGATATCCACAACATTTCTGCCAATATTGCTACCGATGTCATTATGGAAGCACAGCGCTTGAAGATTGACAACAACTCTTCGTTGCCCCGCACACGAGCGGAGTTGATGGATTATGTGAAGCATGCCATGTGGAAGCCGGAGTATCCAACAGGCATTCTCCCTGACGAGTAA
- a CDS encoding malic enzyme, putative codes for MLGRSFKLCVSTNARGIDFLRNRFTNKSTAFTRKEREHLGVVGLLPPAEETLDDHVKRCWTQLTHLEYPINKYQLLQGILSTNTVLYYKIVETYMKETLPIIYTPTVGEACQKYGNIFQRDHGLYISMKERGVIRQTLENLRKPEVEVIVITDGSRILGLGDLGANGMGISIGKCSLYVAAGGINPSRILPVMMDVGTDNEGLRADPQYLGLRQKRPSDEDFYALLDEFMEAASEAWPEAVIQFEDFSNNHCFDMLERYQNKYRCFNDDIQGTGAVIAAGFLNAIEASGIPAEDHRIVFFGAGSAATGVATCIVDLVAAKYKKTFAEVQNNVYLLDTKGVITTTRGDKLAPHKVPWARTDISAEQSKSLSTLVDAVKFVKPTALIGLGAQGGVFTEDILKFMRSYCEKPVIFALSNPSSKVEVTPDNAFKWTDGKAIVATGSPFPPTTLNGKKYEASQGNNLYVFPGIGLGCAIAQPKNIPQEVLQTAAVTLSKLVDRNVMASEGALYPCIDEVREVSKQVAAAVIEKLQEMGLAKEGLPTSKEERLKLVEERMWTPKYLEPEYYLSKKLE; via the coding sequence ATGTTGGGCCGTTCGTTTAAACTTTGTGTTTCCACAAACGCCCGTGGGATCGATTTTCTCCGCAACCGTTTCACCAATAAGTCAACCGCGTTCACACGGAAGGAACGAGAACACCTCGGTGTTGTTGGGCTACTTCCACCCGCGGAGGAGACACTTGACGACCATGTCAAGCGCTGCTGGACACAATTGACCCATTTGGAGTACCCAATCAACAAATACCAACTCTTACAGGGAATTCTCAGCACTAATACTGTTCTTTATTACAAGATTGTGGAAACCTACATGAAGGAAACACTTCCCATTATTTACACACCTACAGTGGGAGAGGCTTGTCAAAAGTACGGAAACATCTTTCAAAGAGACCATGGACTCTACATAAGCATGAAGGAACGTGGGGTGATCCGGCAGACCCTTGAAAACCTTCGGAAACCTGAGGTTGAAGTTATTGTAATAACTGATGGTTCTCGCATCTTGGGTCTTGGTGACCTCGGAGCAAACGGTATGGGCATCAGCATTGGCAAATGTTCACTATATGTTGCCGCCGGTGGAATTAACCCGAGCCGCATCCTACCAGTTATGATGGACGTGGGGACAGATAATGAAGGACTTCGTGCGGATCCTCAATATCTTGGTTTGCGCCAAAAACGCCCCTCTGATGAGGATTTCTACGCTTTGTTGGATGAGTTCATGGAGGCTGCGAGTGAAGCATGGCCGGAAGCCGTTATACAATTTGAGGACTTCAGCAACAACCATTGTTTTGACATGCTTGAGCGGTACCAAAACAAGTATCGATGCTTCAATGATGATATTCAGGGAACTGGTGCTGTAATTGCTGCAGGCTTCCTAAATGCCATCGAGGCAAGCGGCATTCCTGCAGAGGATCATCGAATAGTGTTTTTTGGCGCTGGTTCCGCTGCGACAGGTGTGGCCACCTGCATTGTTGACTTGGTTGCCGCAAAGTACAAAAAGACGTTCGCAGAAGTGCAGAATAACGTATATCTTCTTGATACCAAGGGTGTCATAACAACCACGCGTGGCGACAAGTTGGCACCACACAAGGTCCCGTGGGCCCGCACTGATATTTCAGCCGAGCAGAGCAAATCGCTTTCCACATTGGTGGATGCTGTGAAGTTTGTCAAACCAACAGCGCTGATCGGCCTTGGAGCCCAAGGTGGTGTTTTCACTGAGGATATTCTAAAGTTTATGCGATCATACTGCGAGAAGCCCGTGATTTTTGCACTTTCCAACCCCTCAAGCAAAGTGGAGGTTACTCCAGACAACGCCTTCAAGTGGACCGATGGTAAGGCAATTGTCGCAACTGGCAGTCCCTTCCCGCCCACAACTCTGAACGGCAAGAAATATGAGGCATCCCAAGGTAACAATTTGTATGTTTTCCCCGGTATTGGACTTGGTTGTGCCATCGCGCAGCCGAAAAATATCCCACAGGAGGTACTCCAAACAGCGGCCGTCACCCTCAGTAAGTTAGTGGATCGTAATGTCATGGCTTCTGAGGGAGCACTGTATCCATGTATTGATGAAGTGCGTGAAGTGTCGAAACAGGTGGCAGCTGCTGTGATTGAAAAGTTGCAAGAGATGGGTTTGGCAAAGGAGGGGTTGCCCACAAGCAAAGAGGAACGATTGAAATTGGTGGAGGAACGGATGTGGACACCCAAGTATCTTGAACCGGAATATTACCTGTCGAAGAAGCTGGAGTAA